CAGCCACTGCGAGCCTCTCCGACTCAGTTTCTCGGAGACGTACAAGAGGCGCGGATGGCCATGCTCTTCGACCCACCGCGTCTCGGAGAACTCCTGGACACGTAGCGGGCATCTAGTGCGGTAGATCGTGGTTCCCACTACGAGAAGGAGGCTGCCGAGGAGAATAAAGGACATCCGATGAGGAACGGGCACCGGATACTGGATCGAGTCGATGAGCATCCGCTCATTCAGAAGTCCGATCGTATTGATCGTGACGAGGCAGGCCAGAAGAGCGCTCCAAGACACAGCGAACAACGGGAACCTCCCAATGGCCCTGAGAAAGCCCCAGTTCAGGCGGTCGGACGCGGAGTAGACGAGTTCATCCGACCCGTCCGAGAAGCTTGAGTGGTTCTCATCAAACCGGACACGCAGCTTGGTTCGGTGTGAGAACTTCGAGCCGCGAAACTCGGCTCCGGTGAGGTTGACCCACTCAAGCACTGCGCCGCTGAAGTTTGTGTCTTTCAGCTTGGACTCTGTGAGCGAAACGTTGTTCAGAACGGCGCCTGTTAGGTCAACCGTGTTGAGGATGGCTTGCGTACAGTTCTGATTGACGAGACGGGCCCTGGTCAATCGAGCCTCTTTAAAGTGGGCGCCAACGGCCAGACCCCCCGCCAATTCCATACCGGTGCAGTCGCAGTTCCAGAACTTGGCCCGTTTGACGGAACCGCCCTGGAACTTCGCGCGACGCAGATCAGCCCGGGAGAAATCTGCATTGGAGAGTTGAGTGTTCTGAAAGGAGGCTCCCGAGAGGTCGCAGCCCTGGAAATTCGCATTCTGGAGAATAATCTCGTGCGGCCCCAGCGTCAGGCCCGACAGATCAGGCTTCAGCTCCGGATTCGCTGCTCGCC
This genomic window from bacterium contains:
- a CDS encoding pentapeptide repeat-containing protein is translated as MALAEHVERLEMGLAAWNQWRAANPELKPDLSGLTLGPHEIILQNANFQGCDLSGASFQNTQLSNADFSRADLRRAKFQGGSVKRAKFWNCDCTGMELAGGLAVGAHFKEARLTRARLVNQNCTQAILNTVDLTGAVLNNVSLTESKLKDTNFSGAVLEWVNLTGAEFRGSKFSHRTKLRVRFDENHSSFSDGSDELVYSASDRLNWGFLRAIGRFPLFAVSWSALLACLVTINTIGLLNERMLIDSIQYPVPVPHRMSFILLGSLLLVVGTTIYRTRCPLRVQEFSETRWVEEHGHPRLLYVSEKLSRRGSQWLTALSTLLGGILGLVLVGERIWISAGYVWRFGLERTLRWVLDAVTALL